GCCATCGCCAAGGACGACAATGGTTGCGGTCATACGGGCGGAACTCTCATCTGAGGCAAGATTCCGTCGGATCCGAGATCCTATATTTCACAAGGGTTCGTCCGTCACGGCTGTGCCACCCGGACGAGGACGGCTGGTCCTTGCGCGAGCGCCTCCACGTTTGTGAAGTGACGGAGGACGAAGGCCTTCGACGCGCGGTTTTGTTCTTTGACTCGAAGTCTGGCACCGAGCGGTCGACGGAAATCGCAGGTCCTGGCGGGATGGACGCATGCGGATCCTGTCGAGCGTCGTTGGGTGCGAGCAACGATCGCGAGCAGCGCAATCCGGTGGCTCCTCCGCCAGAGCAAACAGCTCGCCGGAAGCGGGCGTGGGGGAACCAAGGGCGGCCGAACAGTTTGGGCAGGGTTGCGTCGCACCTTCGTCCGCCCGCCGCCCGGCGCGGTCTGGACGGGCCAACGAGACGTGAGTCGCACGCCGCGCCATCGTCCTGCTCGGCTCGCTGATTGTCGGCTCCTCTGCGCTACCGCTCGCTCAGCAGTCCGAAGGTCTGGCCCTCAGGGTCGACGACGTAGGCTGCTTTAGCGGCACTGAGTCGGCTCCTCGCCGGCCCCTCGCCTGCGGCTCCCAGTGCACGGGCGCGGTCAAGGTAGGTGTCGGCATCCGCGACGGAGGCCACGAGCGCGGTCGTCAGGTGGATGGGCTGGCCAGACCGATCTGGACCTGTGGCTCGCTGAGATGAAGGCATTCACGCGGTTCGAATATGACCTTCTGCCAGCAGGACGTTCCAATGATCGAGCAGCACTCGCAGGTGAAGATTTCCAGCTGAGGCTTACATGACGCCTGAGCACTCTCCGTAACCCACGGACCTGACCGTAGTTCGGTTGACGAGGTCGTAGCGGTCGGTGTCCTCGGGGTCGGTGTCCTCGCGGTCGGCGACCAGCCTCGGCGCCGACCCCGCCGAGCAGCTCCGGGAGGTGACGCGTGGCCTCGGGGCCGAAGCACTCGGTCGAGGTGGTGGCCTCCGGCGAGTCGCACTCGAGCACGCGGACCTTCGCGCCTACGGTGCGGTTCCGGCGTGTGGTGGGAGGCTGGCCGTGCAGCACGCGTTCGAGATGGTCGACGTGTTCTCCCCCGAGCCCTACCGAGGCAACCCGCTGGCAGTCGTGGTCGACGCCGAGGGGCTCAGCACCGAGGACATGCTGCGGATCACGCGCTGGTTCAACCTCTCCGAGTCGGCGTTCCTGCTCCCTCCCTCCGACGGGCAGGCGGACTACCGCGTCAGGATCTTCACACTGTCCGGTGAGCTGCCGTTCGCCGGTCACCCCACGCTCGGCAGCTGCCACGTGTGGCTGCGAGCCGGCGGCCGACCGGCACGCGACAACACCGTCGTGCAGGAGTGCGGCGCCGGACCGGTGCGCCTGCGCCGGACCAACGACGGTCTGGCGTTCGAGGCCCCGCCACTGGTCCGGTCGGGACCGGTCGACGACCTCCTCCTCGAGCGGATGGCGGCGGTCCTCGGCGTCGAGCGGGACGCGATCGTCGACGCGGAGTGGGTAGACAACGGACCCGGCTGGGTGGCGGTCCTGCTGCCGGATGCCGAGTCGGTCCTGGCGGTCGAGCCCGACGTCGCCGTCCACGACGGGGACGGCCCGCTCGACGTCGGGCTCGTCGGGTTCTACCCGCCCGGGTCACCGTCCGCGTACGAGGTGCGCGCGCTGTTCCACGACGAGCGCGGCCGATGATGGAGGATCCCGTCACCGGCAGCCTCAACGCGTCCGTCGCCCAGTGGCTGGTGCGCACCGGCCGTGTCGAGCCGCCATACGTCGTGAGTCAGGGCACCCGGCTCGGACGCACCGGCCGGCCTCGGATCGACCAGGACGGTGAGGGCACCATCTGGGTCGGTGGCGGCACCACGACCCTGGTTGCCGGCACCCTCCAGGCGTGACGCCCGGCGCCACTGTGACTCACTCGTGTCCGTCACGCAGTCCGCGTCGGACGTCCCGTGGCAAACCGTCGACGACGGCGTCCCACGACGCGTCGATCCAGTCCCGCACCTCGTCGTCGTCGACGGTGCCGTCCAGGGTGACGGTGTTCCAGTGCCGCTTGTTCAGGTGGTAGCCCGGCTGCACCGCGTCGTAGGTATCCCGCAGGATGAGTGCCCAATCCGGATCGCACTTCACGCTGATCGTCAACGGCTGGTCGTTCTCGCCGATGATCGCGAACACCTTCCCGCCGACCTTCATGACCAGGGCGCCGGGCCCGAACGGGTAGCTCCCGGCGGCACCCGGTTGCGCGAGGCAGTGCGCACGCAGGCCGGCCAGGTCCATCACGACGCTGAGCGTAGGTCGCCTCGCGTCTGCCACGGCATCTCGACCGTTTCGGTGCACCACGACGGCCGAAGACCGACGAGGAGCGAACGATGGGTCTGCTCGACAACCTGATGGGGAACGCTTCCGACGTCGACGCGGCGAGCGTGCAGGAGGACCTCTCCGACCTCCTCCTACCCGACGAGAAGGTGGAGGTCGCCTTCGCGGTGTTCCGTGACCTGTTCGTGTTCAGCAGCCGCCGCCTGCTGCTCGTCGACAAGCAGGGGATGACCGGGAAGAAGGTCGAGTACCACTCGGTGCCCTACCGCGCGATCACGCAGTTCAAGGTCGAAACGGCCGGAACGTTCGACGCCGAGGCGGAGCTCGAGATCCACGTCTCCGGCGGCGCGGCACCGATCCGCAAGACGTTCGGGAAGAAGTCGAACATCATGGGCGTCCAGAAGGCGCTGGCCGAGCACGTCCTCTAAGGCCTCCTCTAGGCCGAAGGCAGGGCTCGACCTTCACGGTCCCCGTCACCGACCAGGCCGGCGCGGTCCGAACGCCTCCTCGAGGTGCCGTGGTGGGGCATCGTCGGGCACCGGCGTCCGAGGATGGACGCGTAGGCCGGCCTGGAGCGTGGTGACGACGAACCCGTTGTTCGAGAAGGACGCGGCTGGCTGCGACTCGGCCTCCCCCAGCCACCGGGCCCAGCGGTCACGCGATGGGGGCCGGTAGGAGGTCCAGGCCGTCGCGCACGCCGCCGAGGTGGGCCTCGCGACCGCACGGTCGATGGCGATACACCACGTGACGCAACCTTCGGCGGCCAACGGGTCGCCGTGCGTCAAGAACGAGACCTCGGTGGCCGCCGCGGCGATGGCGTCGCGTCGCCGAGGTGGGCGAGGGCGACCGGCGCGGCGGGCATGAGGCTGCCGTTGCCGGCGGCTCGCCCCGGGTCCCGTTCGTAGTACCGGCGGGCGGCGCCCGGCAGTTCGCCTGGTGAGCACACGCTTCCCAGCACCTGGCTCGTCGAGACGCCGACGTCCTTCGGCCCGCCCTGAACCAGTCCAGGAACCACCGGTCGACCGCCTCGACGTCGACGCGACATCGTGCCCGTCAGGTGTGACGCTGCGCACAGCTCGGCGGCTGGTGTGCTGCCGGCTCAGGCAGCGAACGAGAACGGCACAACGAGCTCGACGCCGTAGCGGTCTCGCACCAGCCCGGTGTCCGGAGTGCGTGAACGCGGTCGAGGAACTCGACGCCGACGGGATGGCCGTCCGGGTCGCGGTCGACGTGGAGGACGTCAGTGAGTTCATCGGTGCGAGCGACAACCGCGTACTACTCCTGGTGGCGGCTGATCCTCTGGCTACGGGTGGGGACCAGTACAAATCACCACACTAGGGCCAAGACAAGTTGATAAACCTACGTACGGAGTTGCAATGGCTTCTGCGCGTCACGAGGCGCCCGAGAGCTCGAAGAAGACCAACTGTGGGGCAGCGGCGATCCTCATTGGGGCAAGGCTGAATCCAATGCCGCACGTCACAAAGAGCTGGTTCCTAGGAGCCCCATAGTCCTGTGGGGCGAAGCCGTCGACGACGACTTGCGGCTCGTCGGACATGAGTGCCAGGTATGACCAGCTCTGTAAACCGGGTAGCGCGATCTGGCCGCAATGGGTGTGCGCGGCGACCGCCAACGGAGCGTGTCCTGAGGGGATGGCGGGGAAGGAATTGGAGTTCGTTCCGTCTCGGCGATTTCTCGCGGTTCGCCCAGTTCCTTGCACAGAGCTCAGCGCAACAAGGACGTGTTCAGGCACGACTCGATGAATTGCTCGCTCAGCTAGAAATGCCGACCGATGGCTGAACGGAACCCCACATACATCGGGAGAGTAAGGCACGTCCTCGGCGCTCGTGTGACAATCGCTCTCGATCCGAATCTCGCTGGTGTAGCCCCCATCTACCGAGGTCGGCTGATGCCCGTGGGGCAGATCGGATCGCTTGTCCGAATCCCCCAAGGCCTCGTGGATCTGATTGCCACCGTCACGCTTGTCGGAATAGCGGAACTAAGCGGCCCTCAAGCTCCGCTCGAAGCCCTTCAGACTGGAGAGCGTTGGCTTCAGGTCCAGTTGCTAGGAGAAATTCAGGGAGCGTCTGGACAGTTCCAACGCGGGGTCGGCACATACCCGGGCCTCGACGATCCTGTCCACTTCGCAACAGCCGCTGAACTCGCGGCGGTGTTTCCGCCTCCAGGACCTGGGCATCTACAGATCGGACGGCTGTCGGCAGCCGAGCAGGTTCCCGTCTCCTTGGACGTTGGAAGGCTCGTGACGCGACATGCTGCCGTCGTCGGCTCGACTGGTGCCGGCAAGACGA
This is a stretch of genomic DNA from Actinomycetota bacterium. It encodes these proteins:
- a CDS encoding MmcQ/YjbR family DNA-binding protein yields the protein MDLAGLRAHCLAQPGAAGSYPFGPGALVMKVGGKVFAIIGENDQPLTISVKCDPDWALILRDTYDAVQPGYHLNKRHWNTVTLDGTVDDDEVRDWIDASWDAVVDGLPRDVRRGLRDGHE
- a CDS encoding PH domain-containing protein, encoding MGLLDNLMGNASDVDAASVQEDLSDLLLPDEKVEVAFAVFRDLFVFSSRRLLLVDKQGMTGKKVEYHSVPYRAITQFKVETAGTFDAEAELEIHVSGGAAPIRKTFGKKSNIMGVQKALAEHVL